The Sphingobacterium bambusae genome includes a window with the following:
- the traM gene encoding conjugative transposon protein TraM: protein MKIDVNKPRYVVPLILLPFLFIFFYIYKSTFDKQELPQAGKDSLQTGVADVSVQVRDKALSGKLDAYRNQYRQADGYTAVGLIQEEETEKEVPGTLYNMREREMLDSIDRAMKNRYSPAQEKGFPSATIQRPSFDAEGRAMEEALARLSAPQRSATGETVKVSEDPMDLFRKQMALVDSMGKANDPDYQAEQQRKDLEQEQLALAKSQPALMVSKAAGHTDGFNTVVPAKSESFISAIIDQNITGYVGSRLRIRLLEDIVVGSVPIKKGSYLYAQISGFSGQRVNLTITSAMIGEQILPINLEVYDHDGMRGLFVPASEFREFTKELGGNASQGITMQQMETNSQLAMSMVQKVFQSTSTAVSKMIRQNKAKIKYSTIVYLIDPQQLKTQF from the coding sequence ATGAAAATAGATGTTAATAAACCGCGGTACGTTGTGCCGCTGATCTTGCTTCCCTTTTTATTTATCTTCTTTTATATCTATAAGTCGACTTTCGATAAGCAGGAACTGCCCCAAGCGGGCAAGGACTCCCTGCAGACTGGAGTGGCCGATGTATCAGTTCAGGTGCGTGATAAAGCCCTTTCAGGAAAGCTGGATGCTTACCGTAACCAGTATCGTCAGGCTGATGGTTATACGGCTGTCGGCTTGATCCAAGAAGAGGAAACGGAGAAGGAAGTGCCCGGGACGCTGTATAATATGCGCGAGCGGGAAATGCTCGACTCGATCGATCGAGCCATGAAAAATAGGTATAGCCCAGCGCAGGAAAAGGGCTTTCCGAGTGCAACCATCCAAAGACCTTCCTTTGACGCGGAAGGTCGCGCGATGGAGGAAGCTTTGGCAAGGCTGTCCGCTCCACAGCGGTCAGCTACCGGGGAGACCGTTAAAGTTAGCGAAGACCCTATGGACTTGTTTCGTAAGCAAATGGCGCTGGTCGATAGTATGGGAAAAGCAAACGACCCGGATTACCAGGCCGAGCAGCAGCGAAAGGATTTGGAGCAAGAGCAGTTGGCTTTGGCAAAGTCCCAGCCTGCGCTAATGGTTAGTAAGGCCGCTGGGCACACGGATGGCTTCAATACGGTCGTGCCAGCGAAATCGGAAAGCTTTATCTCGGCCATAATTGACCAGAACATCACGGGCTATGTCGGTTCGCGGTTGCGTATTCGTCTGCTGGAAGACATCGTGGTAGGTAGCGTACCGATAAAAAAAGGTAGTTATCTGTATGCGCAGATATCGGGTTTTTCTGGACAGCGGGTCAACTTGACGATTACTTCAGCCATGATTGGCGAGCAGATCTTGCCCATCAATCTGGAGGTCTATGACCATGATGGCATGCGCGGTCTTTTCGTACCGGCTTCCGAGTTTCGAGAATTTACCAAGGAGCTTGGCGGTAACGCCTCGCAGGGCATCACCATGCAGCAAATGGAAACTAATAGCCAACTGGCCATGAGCATGGTACAGAAGGTATTCCAGTCAACCAGCACGGCGGTCAGTAAGATGATCCGCCAGAACAAGGCCAAGATCAAGTACAGCACAATCGTTTACCTGATCGATCCCCAGCAGTTAAAAACACAGTTCTAA
- a CDS encoding DUF4133 domain-containing protein, which translates to MRRYAIYKGLERPLVYRGFKGKFIGWGIGSLVLGLVGGGLLGALSSMYLGAVVTLAIIAGGLTFTFQRQKGGLHVKTRSTALFVHQTKLKNYGKTTSRNL; encoded by the coding sequence ATGCGCAGGTATGCAATTTACAAGGGGCTCGAGCGGCCCCTTGTTTACCGCGGTTTTAAAGGGAAGTTCATCGGTTGGGGGATCGGATCACTGGTGCTCGGACTGGTAGGTGGTGGTCTGCTGGGCGCGCTCAGCAGTATGTACCTTGGCGCCGTGGTGACGCTCGCCATTATAGCAGGCGGACTAACTTTTACCTTTCAGCGCCAGAAAGGTGGCCTGCATGTTAAAACGCGCAGCACAGCGCTATTTGTTCACCAAACTAAGCTGAAAAACTATGGCAAAACAACATCGCGAAACCTTTAG
- a CDS encoding relaxase/mobilization nuclease domain-containing protein, giving the protein MIVKFLRKSASFGGVRYNTNKVDSDQGELLSTRNFDALQGLTNLRPQDYINYLEAVSSMSSRIKYPQLHVVISAKGKQYPTGELSAVAHDWMKGMGYGEQPYLVILHSDTANYHVHIVSTRVGKDGKKIDNSFEKIRAYEVLHEILGEKALHKVQKDLADALRYNFNTRAQFRTLLEIRGYALSGEDQLLKLFKFGKLLGEVRWDDIDKQIRQYSEDSRREKQIYALIDKYRYQFDQTLEEEKGIFSSELTRELALRFGLHFVFHSANGKPPYGYTIIDYSKNNIFKGSQVYPLAQLTGAAEKNVPRISEHKSDHPAASNYSKGESWTKGEHQNSTIEKADRPAAIVESEQPIAAPIFGLSLTDDVDDEAVHGKKRNRQNKKSTKKR; this is encoded by the coding sequence ATGATTGTTAAATTTCTTCGTAAATCAGCCAGCTTTGGCGGGGTGCGCTATAATACCAATAAAGTAGATTCCGATCAGGGCGAATTACTCAGTACGCGTAACTTCGATGCGCTTCAAGGTTTAACCAACCTGCGACCACAGGACTATATCAACTATCTAGAGGCTGTTTCGTCAATGAGCTCCCGCATTAAATACCCGCAGTTACATGTGGTGATCTCTGCAAAAGGTAAACAGTACCCCACCGGCGAACTCAGCGCTGTGGCACATGACTGGATGAAGGGGATGGGGTACGGCGAGCAGCCGTATCTAGTGATCCTGCACAGCGATACGGCTAATTATCATGTGCATATCGTATCGACAAGGGTGGGCAAAGATGGTAAAAAGATCGATAACAGTTTCGAAAAGATCCGAGCCTATGAAGTGCTCCACGAGATTCTTGGGGAGAAGGCGCTGCATAAAGTGCAGAAAGATCTGGCTGATGCCTTAAGATACAATTTCAATACGCGTGCGCAATTTCGAACATTACTGGAGATCCGCGGCTACGCGCTGAGCGGGGAGGATCAGCTGCTCAAACTATTCAAGTTCGGGAAATTGCTCGGAGAGGTGCGCTGGGATGATATCGATAAGCAGATTAGGCAGTATAGCGAAGATTCCCGCCGAGAGAAGCAGATTTATGCGCTGATCGATAAGTATCGTTATCAGTTTGATCAGACGCTTGAGGAGGAAAAGGGAATCTTTAGTTCTGAGCTGACCCGTGAGTTGGCATTACGATTCGGTCTACACTTTGTTTTCCACTCGGCTAACGGCAAGCCACCCTATGGTTATACCATCATAGACTATAGTAAGAATAATATATTTAAGGGCAGTCAGGTTTATCCGCTAGCACAGCTAACGGGAGCAGCGGAGAAGAACGTACCAAGAATATCGGAGCATAAAAGCGATCATCCCGCTGCTTCCAATTATAGTAAAGGCGAGTCATGGACGAAGGGCGAGCATCAAAATTCGACGATAGAAAAGGCCGATCGTCCTGCGGCAATCGTAGAATCGGAGCAACCAATCGCTGCGCCCATATTCGGGCTGAGCCTCACGGATGATGTGGACGATGAGGCCGTGCATGGTAAAAAACGAAACCGCCAGAACAAGAAATCAACAAAAAAACGCTAA
- a CDS encoding DUF4134 family protein, giving the protein MRNTNRFKTILISTFLFFPTLLAAQPGLSEFYGVSSEVGRWYYALSDFVLVLGAIAGILGGLRIYANWQSGRHHHIDAQVMGWLFSCLFLTLVSAFLKALYGI; this is encoded by the coding sequence ATGCGGAATACCAATCGCTTTAAAACTATTCTAATAAGTACCTTTCTCTTTTTTCCTACGCTGCTTGCCGCACAACCGGGACTTTCTGAATTCTATGGCGTCAGCTCGGAAGTTGGGCGCTGGTATTATGCGCTCTCGGACTTTGTGTTGGTACTGGGTGCCATTGCCGGCATACTCGGCGGGCTGCGCATCTATGCAAACTGGCAGAGCGGCCGTCACCACCACATCGATGCGCAAGTGATGGGCTGGCTGTTTTCCTGCCTCTTTCTGACCTTGGTCAGCGCTTTTCTAAAAGCCCTTTACGGCATTTAA
- a CDS encoding MobC family plasmid mobilization relaxosome protein, translating to MTDPIKIRGRPAKVYPKRLHVVTVKLTESELEELNLMKTQSGMNRMQIIRKKIFASGALSMVNVKEVLGELSRQGAELGRIGNNINQLARHANVLAKQGKLHPQVAEELKKLLEEHAGIQKQLDITWRHLLRAIKK from the coding sequence ATGACTGATCCAATTAAGATACGTGGCAGGCCTGCGAAGGTTTACCCTAAACGCCTGCATGTAGTCACTGTCAAGCTCACCGAGAGCGAGCTAGAAGAGCTTAACCTGATGAAAACGCAAAGCGGGATGAACCGCATGCAGATCATCCGAAAGAAGATCTTCGCTAGCGGCGCATTATCAATGGTCAATGTGAAGGAAGTATTAGGGGAACTCTCGCGTCAAGGAGCGGAGCTTGGCCGGATCGGGAACAACATCAATCAACTGGCAAGGCATGCCAATGTGCTGGCCAAGCAAGGTAAGTTACACCCCCAAGTAGCCGAGGAACTTAAAAAATTGCTCGAGGAGCACGCCGGAATTCAGAAGCAATTGGACATAACCTGGCGGCATCTTTTACGCGCCATTAAAAAATAG
- a CDS encoding DUF4134 domain-containing protein, producing the protein MTVKTRKLFATALAVMVASESLLAQTGGGTTGINAATSSLTSYIDPVSTLTLAIGAVVGIIGGVRVYIKWNSGDQDINKELMGWGGSCLFLVLVSVVIKAFFGV; encoded by the coding sequence ATGACAGTAAAGACCAGAAAACTGTTTGCTACCGCTTTGGCGGTAATGGTTGCATCCGAGTCGCTGCTTGCCCAAACGGGCGGCGGAACAACGGGGATCAACGCGGCAACCTCCTCGCTGACCAGTTACATCGATCCGGTATCTACTTTAACCCTTGCCATTGGCGCCGTGGTTGGGATCATCGGCGGGGTGCGCGTGTACATCAAGTGGAACTCGGGTGATCAGGACATCAACAAGGAGCTTATGGGCTGGGGTGGTTCCTGCCTTTTCCTGGTGCTCGTATCCGTGGTCATCAAAGCCTTTTTTGGCGTTTAA
- a CDS encoding ParA family protein, translated as MVILLGNQKGGAGKSTVTLLLANYLAVNKNRPVTVLDMDYQQSISSKYEKAQLTESMLPYEVLAADLRDFPDLMTVLSKNPDEIVLIDLPGKMDDDDLIPVIRSGDLILCPFGYDQFSVDSTLLFAMVVSKINTSAPLHFIPNRLKSGVKYQTRLEVDKALAGFGHVGRGFPDRIDFQRVDTTCIPTILLPVVLPVLGEIYATFIEREENDA; from the coding sequence ATGGTCATCTTATTAGGAAACCAGAAAGGCGGAGCAGGGAAAAGTACCGTAACACTGCTACTGGCCAATTACCTTGCCGTTAACAAAAATCGGCCTGTTACGGTCCTCGATATGGATTATCAGCAGTCGATCTCCTCCAAATATGAAAAGGCGCAGCTTACCGAAAGCATGCTTCCCTATGAAGTGCTGGCTGCTGACCTTCGTGATTTTCCGGATTTAATGACCGTGCTGAGCAAGAATCCAGACGAGATCGTGCTGATCGATTTGCCCGGAAAAATGGATGACGATGATCTGATTCCAGTGATCAGGTCTGGTGATCTTATCCTTTGTCCCTTTGGCTATGACCAGTTTTCGGTCGATTCAACTTTGCTATTTGCCATGGTCGTCTCCAAGATAAACACCTCGGCCCCTTTGCATTTTATTCCCAACAGGCTCAAAAGTGGCGTCAAATACCAAACCCGGCTAGAGGTGGATAAGGCGCTAGCTGGGTTTGGCCACGTAGGAAGGGGCTTTCCAGACAGGATCGACTTTCAGCGGGTGGATACCACCTGCATTCCCACTATCCTTTTGCCCGTGGTACTTCCTGTGCTGGGCGAGATTTACGCGACCTTTATTGAAAGAGAGGAAAACGATGCGTAA
- a CDS encoding TraG family conjugative transposon ATPase: MAKQHRETFRLPYIGIERQGSHTLLYGEKGEFSVLLQMRNLAMQHGADPEPYTAYHQLLLNLIKILGEGHIIQKQDVFSRRNYEAPQAAEFLQQRYNAHFQGRAYTDLSTYLIITKQIKKGRFYVYSPKALLDFTQQVDKVIDLLEGAGLDPKPLDERAINQYVSRMLAMDFSSDNIVLDNIRAGDRNLLVGNRALRSLSLVDTDTIDLPEDAATHGTRQEGGNLRNFPEDNFSFLHGVPDYHCLIYNQLVEIPAQQLTLNKLQLKRKRHSGVPDPANLICVEDIDQLLVDVSRENQLLVHAHFNMLICADTDKIAKAGNYIEAALFQQGIIPSRNAYNQMELFRTCLPGNGVELKAYDWFLTTSDAAICFFFKEYLQKDEQSDFLIRFTDRQGIPVGIDPSDLPMRTGRTNNRSRFTLGPSGSGKSFYMNALVEQYCLYNMDVVIVDTGDSYSGLCSYYGGKYITYTEEKPISMNPFSISQKEYNLEKKDFLKTLIALLWKGSDGQLSQIEDTVISNVLSSYYYAYFWSDGSNDSAWPSVLNFDSFYSYSVDRISEITAQEAITFDLDEYRYVLRKFHTGGEFGTVLNEQADSSLFSEPFIVFEIDNVKENKVLFPIVTLIIMDVFLQKMRHRRDQRKALIIEEAWKAIASPLMAGYILYLYKTVRKFWGEVIVVTQELGDILGNPVVKDSILANSDTICLLDQSKFRENYDAIAKLLSITDTERRKIFTINQLDNKEGRGRFKEVYIRRGSTGEVYGVEVSLEQYLTYTTEKPEKNAVLTYVEVYKNYQQALEVFVQDMNASALSLGDFVKKVNALGTPLSCRDIIH, encoded by the coding sequence ATGGCAAAACAACATCGCGAAACCTTTAGGTTACCCTACATCGGGATAGAAAGGCAGGGGAGCCATACGCTACTCTACGGTGAGAAGGGGGAGTTTTCGGTGCTGCTGCAGATGCGTAACCTCGCTATGCAGCATGGCGCCGATCCAGAACCCTACACGGCTTATCACCAGCTGCTGCTCAACCTAATCAAGATTTTGGGCGAAGGGCATATCATCCAAAAGCAGGACGTTTTCTCGCGCAGGAACTATGAGGCGCCCCAAGCCGCTGAATTTCTGCAGCAGCGGTATAATGCACATTTTCAGGGTCGAGCCTACACGGATTTATCGACCTATCTCATCATTACCAAACAGATTAAAAAGGGTCGCTTTTATGTCTATAGCCCGAAGGCTTTGCTCGATTTTACCCAGCAGGTAGATAAGGTGATCGATCTGCTGGAAGGGGCAGGTCTAGATCCTAAGCCACTTGATGAGCGAGCAATCAATCAATACGTGAGCCGAATGTTAGCGATGGATTTTAGTTCGGATAACATTGTACTGGATAATATCCGTGCGGGCGATAGGAATCTGCTCGTCGGCAACCGCGCACTCCGCAGCTTAAGCCTTGTGGACACGGACACTATCGATCTGCCCGAGGATGCTGCAACGCATGGCACCCGGCAGGAAGGCGGCAACCTGCGTAACTTTCCGGAGGATAACTTTTCTTTTCTTCACGGCGTACCGGATTATCACTGCCTGATTTATAACCAGCTCGTGGAAATTCCCGCACAGCAGCTCACCTTGAACAAGCTGCAGCTAAAACGAAAGCGTCATTCGGGCGTGCCCGATCCGGCAAACCTGATATGCGTGGAAGATATCGATCAGCTGCTGGTGGATGTATCGCGAGAAAATCAGCTGTTGGTGCATGCGCATTTTAATATGCTGATCTGCGCCGATACGGATAAGATTGCAAAAGCAGGGAACTACATCGAGGCGGCACTTTTTCAGCAAGGGATTATTCCCTCTCGCAATGCCTACAACCAAATGGAGCTTTTTCGTACCTGCCTGCCGGGAAATGGCGTGGAATTGAAGGCCTATGACTGGTTCCTGACGACCTCCGATGCGGCGATCTGTTTCTTTTTTAAGGAATACCTGCAAAAGGATGAGCAGTCGGACTTCCTTATTCGCTTTACCGATAGGCAAGGCATTCCCGTTGGCATCGATCCTTCGGATCTGCCCATGAGGACAGGACGAACAAACAACCGCTCTCGCTTTACGCTCGGTCCCAGTGGGAGCGGAAAGTCATTTTACATGAACGCGCTGGTGGAGCAGTATTGCCTGTACAACATGGACGTGGTAATCGTGGATACGGGAGATAGTTATTCAGGACTTTGCAGCTACTATGGTGGGAAGTACATCACCTATACAGAGGAGAAGCCTATCTCGATGAATCCCTTTTCGATTTCACAAAAGGAGTATAACCTGGAAAAGAAGGATTTCCTGAAGACGCTGATCGCCTTGCTTTGGAAAGGGTCTGATGGGCAGCTAAGCCAGATCGAAGACACCGTGATTTCCAATGTGCTTTCTTCCTACTACTATGCTTATTTCTGGTCGGATGGTAGCAACGATTCAGCTTGGCCGAGCGTGTTAAACTTTGATTCCTTTTACAGCTACTCGGTGGATCGGATCAGCGAGATTACGGCGCAGGAAGCGATCACCTTTGATCTGGACGAGTACCGCTATGTGCTGCGGAAGTTCCACACCGGAGGTGAGTTTGGTACGGTGCTCAATGAGCAGGCTGATTCTTCGCTTTTTTCTGAACCTTTTATTGTCTTTGAAATAGATAACGTAAAGGAGAATAAGGTTTTATTTCCGATCGTCACGCTTATCATTATGGACGTCTTTCTGCAAAAGATGCGACACCGTCGTGACCAGCGTAAAGCCCTTATCATCGAAGAGGCATGGAAGGCTATTGCTAGTCCGCTGATGGCGGGCTACATTTTGTACCTCTATAAAACGGTTCGGAAGTTCTGGGGAGAGGTGATCGTGGTGACCCAAGAGTTGGGCGACATCCTAGGCAATCCAGTAGTCAAGGACAGTATTCTTGCCAATTCGGATACGATATGCCTGCTGGATCAGTCCAAGTTCCGCGAAAATTACGATGCTATCGCCAAACTACTTTCTATTACCGATACCGAGCGCCGAAAGATCTTTACGATAAATCAGCTTGACAACAAGGAGGGACGCGGACGATTCAAGGAGGTCTATATCCGACGCGGATCCACGGGTGAGGTTTATGGCGTGGAGGTTTCACTCGAGCAGTACCTGACCTATACCACAGAGAAGCCGGAGAAGAACGCCGTGCTGACCTACGTAGAAGTGTATAAAAATTACCAGCAGGCACTTGAAGTTTTTGTGCAGGATATGAATGCTAGTGCATTGTCTCTCGGTGATTTTGTAAAGAAAGTCAATGCGCTCGGAACTCCGCTTTCCTGCAGGGATATAATCCACTAA
- a CDS encoding toprim domain-containing protein, with protein sequence MANIVTADQIKQEVSLVDLLAKLGHRPSYRSGKELFYKSMLREERTPSLCVNVNLNVWFDHGGAGVSQKQGGNVIDFALAYWFPSDFVQVLKKISETMLLDLPAHVEPVGRHRRINTQSEKLTNYKVTGVRELGGNQRISAYLKTRGIYDQAKGRIKEVYYEIVTGPKAGKSFFCAGWQNDLGSWELSNKGKHFKFKACLGRKAITTIAGSDSRVTLFEGYMDYLSWLADNPKATDTVIVLNSVNLLESAISKIASFPSVQAYFDRDKAGEKAFEQLKKAVSHAQDRSTLYRKYKDYNDMLINRPSPNLIYEESHIYEKMMSSFTR encoded by the coding sequence ATGGCAAATATTGTAACCGCCGATCAGATCAAGCAGGAAGTTTCGCTGGTTGATCTGCTTGCTAAACTTGGTCACCGGCCATCCTACCGTAGCGGAAAAGAGTTGTTTTACAAAAGTATGCTGCGAGAGGAGCGAACGCCCTCGCTCTGTGTGAATGTGAATCTAAACGTTTGGTTTGATCACGGTGGAGCTGGTGTTTCCCAAAAGCAGGGTGGAAACGTGATTGATTTTGCGCTTGCCTACTGGTTCCCTTCGGATTTTGTGCAGGTGCTCAAAAAGATAAGCGAAACCATGCTTTTGGATCTTCCTGCTCATGTTGAACCTGTCGGTAGGCACAGAAGGATTAATACGCAGTCGGAGAAACTTACCAACTACAAAGTGACGGGAGTAAGGGAGCTAGGTGGAAACCAGCGAATTAGTGCCTATCTAAAAACTCGTGGCATTTATGATCAGGCCAAAGGTCGGATCAAAGAAGTCTACTATGAAATTGTCACGGGACCAAAGGCAGGAAAGTCCTTTTTCTGCGCGGGATGGCAGAATGACTTAGGTAGCTGGGAGCTGAGCAACAAAGGAAAGCATTTTAAGTTCAAGGCTTGCCTCGGGCGTAAAGCCATAACAACGATAGCCGGATCGGATTCGAGAGTTACGCTTTTTGAAGGATATATGGACTATTTAAGCTGGCTTGCCGATAACCCCAAGGCTACTGATACCGTCATTGTACTCAACTCGGTTAATCTGCTGGAGTCCGCTATATCGAAGATTGCATCGTTTCCTTCTGTTCAAGCGTACTTTGATCGGGACAAAGCAGGTGAGAAGGCATTCGAACAATTAAAAAAAGCAGTATCCCATGCCCAAGATCGATCAACCCTTTACCGAAAATATAAGGACTACAATGATATGCTGATCAATAGACCATCTCCAAACCTCATTTATGAAGAATCACATATCTATGAAAAGATGATGTCTTCCTTCACAAGATAA
- a CDS encoding plasmid transfer protein translates to MFFHALNYNPMSLLSIMGVMPLLQAQTVPDSFKDSFNFLQGNGIYEEGMMHFLKQMKSTIWTHYDAFTSDAQALSAIFMLIFFSIRAYEMMAGDKQLEIMPLLRPFGLIMVILWWPSFTRVVAYPTDIVAAKTEAMFDGSQTEISNLRLQRAKLMADLSNQIMTVQAEAETAKTEADTWYENAWESVQSSVKEGFASVWNPIVEMRNRLQAGFQLMMTSLVETLAIWLLRICVYVIFIIQIIFSTILIILGPFAVAASILPAFRDSFSTWIARFVSVNLYSGVAYLVMYIASLFQHYAMEAEISRYQVLVGTDGADLEKIAWFLGNGLLSFGIVIVTFVIGALTMLTVPSISTWIVSTSGVSSAASTMGRHAPMMSGLAGRLLGKSK, encoded by the coding sequence ATGTTCTTTCACGCGCTAAATTATAATCCGATGAGCTTACTATCCATTATGGGCGTTATGCCCTTACTACAGGCGCAGACCGTACCAGACTCCTTTAAAGATTCTTTTAATTTCTTGCAGGGTAACGGCATCTACGAGGAGGGGATGATGCACTTTTTAAAGCAGATGAAAAGCACGATCTGGACGCATTACGATGCCTTTACTAGCGATGCACAAGCCCTCAGCGCAATTTTTATGCTAATCTTCTTTTCTATCCGGGCCTATGAAATGATGGCTGGAGACAAGCAGCTAGAGATTATGCCGCTGCTGCGTCCCTTTGGACTGATCATGGTGATTCTCTGGTGGCCGAGCTTTACGCGCGTTGTGGCTTATCCAACGGATATTGTTGCAGCCAAAACCGAGGCGATGTTCGACGGTAGCCAGACGGAGATTAGCAATCTTCGTTTGCAGCGCGCAAAACTCATGGCAGACCTTTCCAATCAGATAATGACGGTGCAGGCAGAGGCCGAGACGGCAAAGACGGAGGCGGATACTTGGTATGAAAATGCCTGGGAATCGGTGCAGTCTAGCGTCAAGGAGGGCTTTGCTTCGGTATGGAACCCAATTGTAGAAATGCGGAACCGCCTGCAGGCAGGCTTTCAATTAATGATGACTTCGCTTGTCGAAACTTTGGCCATTTGGCTGTTGCGGATTTGCGTGTACGTGATATTTATAATCCAGATTATCTTCTCAACGATCCTGATCATTCTTGGTCCCTTCGCCGTGGCTGCAAGTATCCTGCCGGCATTCCGTGATTCCTTTTCCACCTGGATTGCCCGCTTCGTCTCGGTGAATCTGTATTCCGGCGTGGCCTATTTGGTGATGTATATCGCTTCGCTTTTCCAGCACTATGCGATGGAGGCAGAAATCAGCCGCTATCAGGTGCTGGTCGGTACGGATGGCGCGGATCTGGAAAAGATAGCTTGGTTTCTTGGTAATGGTCTGCTGTCCTTTGGTATTGTGATCGTCACCTTTGTGATTGGTGCACTGACCATGCTTACCGTTCCCAGTATCTCTACATGGATTGTCTCCACTTCGGGTGTATCTTCCGCGGCCTCGACCATGGGACGCCATGCGCCAATGATGAGCGGTTTGGCAGGAAGACTTCTTGGTAAATCTAAATAG
- the traK gene encoding conjugative transposon protein TraK encodes MIIKNIEGKVRLATFIAGGSLVVSLLISVIVSFFAYRQVASARQSIYIMDSGNVPMRASQTDVQMNRAAEYRSHIGRFHSLFFSLTPDDKFIEYQMKQAMYLIDESGALQYNNLKEKGFFNSILSSSAVLTIRTDSIVLDLPTRYFRFYGTQKIDRRSSTITRSLVTEGYLSDLEIRSENNPHAVLITKWKTLENKDLQNVQKNTL; translated from the coding sequence ATGATTATTAAAAACATCGAGGGTAAGGTACGCCTTGCCACTTTTATTGCAGGGGGAAGCCTTGTCGTATCGCTGCTGATCAGCGTGATCGTTTCTTTTTTTGCCTACAGGCAGGTAGCCTCAGCTCGACAGAGCATTTACATCATGGATTCGGGGAATGTCCCGATGCGCGCTTCACAGACCGATGTGCAAATGAACCGCGCAGCAGAATACCGCTCACACATTGGGCGCTTTCATAGCTTGTTCTTCTCCTTAACGCCGGACGATAAGTTTATTGAATACCAGATGAAGCAGGCGATGTATCTAATCGACGAGAGCGGTGCCCTGCAGTACAATAATCTCAAAGAAAAGGGATTCTTTAATTCTATTCTTTCCTCCAGCGCTGTGCTGACGATACGTACGGACAGTATTGTGCTGGATTTGCCTACTCGTTATTTCCGTTTTTACGGCACCCAGAAAATTGATCGGCGTAGTTCTACCATCACACGCTCGCTAGTCACCGAAGGCTACTTGAGTGATCTAGAGATTCGCTCAGAGAACAATCCCCATGCGGTGCTGATCACCAAATGGAAAACATTGGAAAATAAAGATCTACAAAATGTCCAAAAAAACACACTCTAA